A window of Flavobacterium flavigenum contains these coding sequences:
- a CDS encoding 2-dehydro-3-deoxyphosphooctonate aldolase encodes MKKITLLIVLLITAVSCVSTKSTLKNVDDNAPDLVLSKNNTFIIKEFSKDKKYGYNPNYPINIFFRNTKDEAINETRFLNALAGPNGEKITYTRLETCCPFPTKRSDMGAGFLNVYELKWEGQKKPVTLYLNIYEKGILMVPMGLSLKKENN; translated from the coding sequence ATGAAAAAAATAACTTTACTTATTGTTTTATTAATTACAGCAGTTTCATGTGTAAGTACAAAATCGACATTAAAAAATGTAGATGATAATGCTCCTGACTTGGTTTTAAGCAAAAATAATACGTTTATTATCAAAGAGTTCAGCAAAGACAAAAAGTATGGTTATAACCCTAATTATCCTATCAATATTTTCTTCAGAAATACCAAAGATGAAGCAATAAATGAAACCCGTTTTTTAAATGCTTTAGCGGGGCCAAATGGTGAAAAAATCACTTATACAAGATTAGAGACCTGTTGCCCATTTCCAACTAAACGAAGTGACATGGGTGCAGGATTTTTAAATGTATATGAATTAAAATGGGAAGGACAAAAAAAACCGGTTACACTCTATCTTAATATTTATGAAAAAGGTATTCTAATGGTTCCAATGGGATTAAGCTTAAAGAAAGAAAACAATTAG
- the ilvB gene encoding biosynthetic-type acetolactate synthase large subunit, translating to MKISGAEAVIRCLLAEGVDLVYGYPGGAIMPVYDELYKFQDQLHHVLVRHEQGAAHAAQGFARATGKVGVAIATSGPGATNLVTGIADAQIDSTPMVCITGQVGKHLLGSDAFQETDIIGISTPVTKWNYQITEAHEIPEIIAKAFYIARSGRPGPVLIDITKNAQFDEFEFSYEKCSGIRSYHPKPVLDSKKVQEAADLINNAKKPFIVFGQGIILSEAEEQLKRLIEKSGIPAAWTILGLSALPTDHPLNVGMVGMHGNYGPNLLTNECDVLIALGMRFDDRVTGKLATYAKQAKVIHFEIDPAEIDKNVKTEVAVLADVKEALTALIPLIDKKSHSEWHNEFKEKYKIECDAVINEELAPTNGKGISMGETIEMINKHSKGDAIMVSDVGQHQMFACRYTKFNTTKSNVTSGGLGTMGFALPAAIGAKMGRPDREVVAVIGDGGFQMNIQELGTIHQTKVPVKIVVLNNEFLGMVRQWQELFFDYRYASTVMINPNFCAIAEGYYIKSRKVTKREELDEAVAEMLASKESYFLEVMVEKENNVFPMIPTGACVSEIRLS from the coding sequence ATGAAAATATCAGGGGCAGAAGCCGTTATTAGATGTTTATTAGCAGAAGGAGTTGACTTGGTTTATGGTTACCCGGGAGGTGCTATCATGCCAGTTTACGACGAATTATATAAATTTCAGGATCAATTGCACCATGTTTTAGTACGTCATGAACAAGGGGCAGCACATGCAGCGCAAGGTTTTGCAAGAGCTACGGGAAAAGTAGGGGTTGCAATTGCAACTTCAGGACCGGGAGCAACTAATTTAGTAACTGGTATTGCAGATGCTCAAATTGATTCAACACCCATGGTTTGCATCACTGGTCAGGTGGGAAAACATTTACTTGGATCAGATGCGTTTCAGGAAACTGATATTATCGGAATTTCAACTCCGGTAACTAAATGGAATTATCAGATTACTGAAGCTCATGAAATTCCTGAAATTATTGCGAAAGCATTTTACATTGCACGTTCTGGTCGTCCGGGACCTGTATTAATTGATATTACTAAAAATGCTCAATTTGATGAATTTGAGTTTAGTTATGAAAAATGTAGTGGAATTAGAAGTTATCATCCAAAACCGGTATTGGATAGTAAAAAAGTACAAGAAGCTGCTGATTTAATCAATAATGCAAAAAAACCATTTATTGTTTTTGGACAAGGTATTATATTAAGTGAAGCTGAAGAACAATTAAAAAGGTTAATTGAGAAATCAGGAATCCCTGCTGCATGGACTATTTTAGGCCTTTCAGCATTGCCAACTGATCATCCTTTAAACGTAGGAATGGTAGGTATGCATGGTAATTACGGTCCGAATCTTTTAACTAACGAATGTGATGTTTTAATTGCATTGGGAATGCGTTTTGATGACCGTGTTACCGGAAAATTAGCAACTTATGCAAAACAGGCAAAAGTAATTCACTTTGAAATTGACCCTGCAGAAATAGATAAAAACGTAAAAACCGAAGTTGCAGTTTTAGCTGATGTGAAAGAAGCATTGACGGCTTTAATTCCGTTAATTGATAAAAAATCACATTCAGAATGGCATAATGAATTCAAAGAAAAATATAAAATTGAATGTGATGCCGTTATTAATGAGGAGTTAGCTCCAACGAACGGTAAAGGTATTTCAATGGGTGAAACTATTGAAATGATTAACAAACATTCAAAAGGAGATGCGATAATGGTTTCTGACGTAGGTCAGCATCAAATGTTTGCCTGCCGTTATACCAAATTCAATACAACTAAGAGTAATGTTACTTCTGGCGGATTAGGAACAATGGGATTTGCTTTACCAGCCGCTATTGGAGCTAAAATGGGAAGACCAGACCGTGAGGTTGTTGCTGTAATTGGTGACGGAGGTTTTCAAATGAATATTCAGGAGCTGGGTACAATTCATCAGACAAAAGTTCCGGTGAAAATCGTTGTACTTAACAATGAATTCCTTGGTATGGTGCGTCAGTGGCAGGAATTGTTTTTTGACTACAGATATGCTTCTACAGTAATGATTAATCCAAACTTCTGCGCTATTGCAGAAGGGTATTACATTAAATCAAGAAAAGTAACTAAGAGAGAAGAACTGGATGAAGCTGTTGCAGAAATGCTTGCTTCAAAAGAATCGTATTTCCTTGAAGTTATGGTAGAAAAAGAAAATAATGTGTTTCCGATGATTCCAACGGGAGCTTGTGTTTCAGAGATCAGATTAAGTTAA
- the recG gene encoding ATP-dependent DNA helicase RecG: protein MSNNLLETPIEYLKGVGPSRGQLLRKELGIHKYGDLVNFFPNRYIDRTRYYKINELQNTGSEVQIIGKIIHIKTVEFAKNKKRLVATFVDETGQMDLNWFQGHKWIRESLKLNEVCVIFGKCSLYGNQFSMAHPEIELLSEHEKSLRSAMQPVYPSTETLTNRGISNRTINKLMEQLFIETQALFTETFPSYLIEELKLISKKAALFNIHFPKSADILAKAQFRLKFEELFFIQLQLITKNLIRKHKIKGHPFTKVGQLFNEFYQNHLPFELTNAQKRVVKEIRSDMGSNAQMNRLLQGDVGSGKTIVAFMSMLLAIDNGFQACLMAPTEILANQHFIGLSELAKTLNINIKILTGSTKTAARKVIHEELENGSLHILIGTHALLEDKVKFQNLGLAVIDEQHRFGVEQRSKLWKKNEIPPHVLVMTATPIPRTLAMSLYGDLDISVIDELPPGRKPIQTVHRYDSNRLKVWKFLRDEIAKGRQIYIVYPLIQESEKMDFKDLMDGYESISRDFPLPQYSISILHGKMKPADKDAEMKRFSEGKTNIMVATTVIEVGVNVPNASVMIIESAERFGLSQLHQLRGRVGRGAEQSYCILMTSHKLSSDSKTRMETMVQTNDGFEIAEVDLKLRGPGDLMGTQQSGVLNLQIADIVRDRDILILARNYAMKVLKEDGPLQKPEHAILKSVFIELTKKKNIWNYIS from the coding sequence ATGTCAAATAATCTCCTAGAAACTCCTATTGAATACTTAAAAGGTGTTGGCCCAAGCCGTGGCCAATTGCTCCGAAAGGAATTAGGTATTCATAAATATGGAGATTTAGTTAATTTTTTTCCAAATAGATATATTGACAGAACACGTTATTACAAAATAAATGAACTTCAAAATACAGGTTCTGAAGTACAAATTATTGGAAAAATAATTCACATTAAAACTGTTGAATTTGCTAAAAACAAAAAGCGTCTGGTTGCTACTTTTGTAGATGAGACCGGACAAATGGATTTAAACTGGTTTCAGGGTCATAAATGGATTCGGGAGAGTTTAAAACTCAATGAAGTTTGCGTGATTTTCGGAAAGTGTTCTTTGTATGGAAATCAATTCAGTATGGCTCATCCTGAAATTGAACTTTTAAGCGAGCATGAAAAAAGCCTTCGTTCTGCCATGCAGCCGGTTTATCCTTCAACAGAAACCCTGACTAACAGAGGAATTTCAAATCGTACGATTAACAAATTGATGGAACAGCTTTTCATCGAAACCCAAGCTTTGTTTACTGAAACTTTTCCTTCTTATTTAATTGAAGAATTAAAATTAATTTCAAAGAAAGCAGCTTTATTCAACATCCATTTCCCTAAAAGTGCCGATATTTTGGCGAAAGCCCAATTCCGATTAAAATTTGAGGAATTATTTTTTATCCAGCTCCAATTAATCACCAAAAACCTAATTCGGAAACATAAAATAAAAGGTCATCCTTTTACAAAAGTAGGTCAATTATTTAACGAATTTTATCAAAATCATCTTCCTTTTGAGCTAACGAATGCACAAAAAAGAGTAGTAAAAGAAATTCGTTCAGATATGGGTAGTAATGCCCAGATGAATCGATTATTACAGGGAGATGTAGGTTCCGGAAAAACAATTGTAGCTTTCATGAGTATGCTTCTCGCGATTGATAATGGCTTTCAGGCTTGTTTAATGGCTCCTACAGAGATTCTGGCCAACCAGCATTTTATTGGATTATCTGAATTGGCAAAAACATTAAATATTAATATAAAAATCTTAACCGGGTCAACTAAAACTGCAGCCAGAAAAGTTATTCATGAAGAGCTTGAAAATGGTTCTTTACATATTTTAATTGGCACACATGCCTTATTAGAAGATAAAGTAAAATTTCAAAATTTAGGATTAGCCGTTATTGATGAACAGCATCGTTTTGGTGTTGAACAGCGATCAAAATTATGGAAGAAAAACGAAATTCCACCGCATGTTTTAGTAATGACTGCTACTCCTATTCCAAGAACTCTGGCAATGAGTTTATATGGCGACCTTGATATTTCTGTAATTGATGAATTACCTCCAGGCAGAAAACCTATTCAGACAGTTCATCGATATGACAGTAACCGCCTTAAAGTGTGGAAATTCCTGCGTGATGAAATTGCTAAAGGAAGACAGATTTATATTGTTTATCCATTAATCCAGGAATCAGAAAAAATGGATTTCAAGGATTTAATGGATGGCTATGAAAGTATTTCTCGTGATTTCCCACTTCCTCAATATTCTATTTCAATTTTACACGGAAAGATGAAACCTGCCGATAAGGATGCTGAAATGAAGCGCTTTTCAGAAGGAAAAACAAATATTATGGTTGCCACAACGGTCATAGAAGTTGGTGTAAATGTTCCGAATGCCAGCGTCATGATTATCGAAAGTGCCGAACGTTTCGGTTTGTCTCAGCTACATCAATTGCGTGGCCGTGTAGGACGTGGTGCTGAGCAAAGTTATTGTATCCTGATGACAAGTCACAAACTCAGTTCAGACAGCAAAACCCGAATGGAAACAATGGTTCAGACTAATGATGGTTTTGAAATTGCAGAAGTTGACCTGAAACTTCGGGGTCCTGGTGACTTAATGGGAACTCAGCAAAGTGGTGTTCTGAACCTTCAAATAGCTGATATTGTTCGCGATCGCGATATTTTGATTTTAGCGCGAAACTATGCCATGAAAGTTTTAAAAGAAGACGGACCTTTACAAAAACCTGAACATGCAATATTGAAATCCGTGTTTATTGAACTCACGAAGAAAAAAAACATCTGGAATTACATTAGTTAA
- the ilvN gene encoding acetolactate synthase small subunit — translation MEEKTFTISVYSENNVGLLNRISGIFLKRHINILSLNVSESEIENVSRFIIVVETTEKWVKNIVGQIEKQIEVIKAFYHTDEETIYLENALFKIASSLLFDEKQIQNIIKESQSTIVTVSRDFFVISKSGRRSEIEELYAKFKPYGIMQFVRSGRISVSKEKMEISSLLLNELK, via the coding sequence ATGGAAGAAAAAACATTTACCATATCGGTATATTCAGAGAACAATGTGGGTTTGCTTAATAGGATATCAGGAATATTCTTAAAACGTCACATCAATATATTAAGTTTAAACGTTTCAGAATCAGAAATAGAAAATGTTTCGAGATTTATTATTGTAGTTGAAACCACAGAGAAATGGGTTAAAAACATTGTTGGACAAATCGAAAAACAAATTGAAGTTATCAAAGCATTTTATCATACAGATGAAGAAACAATTTATTTAGAAAACGCATTGTTTAAAATAGCTTCAAGTTTATTATTTGATGAAAAACAAATTCAGAATATTATTAAAGAAAGTCAATCTACAATAGTGACTGTTTCCCGTGATTTTTTTGTGATTTCTAAATCAGGCAGACGCTCTGAAATTGAAGAATTATACGCCAAATTTAAACCTTACGGAATTATGCAGTTTGTACGTTCTGGAAGAATTTCTGTTTCCAAAGAAAAAATGGAAATTTCATCGTTATTATTAAATGAATTAAAATAG
- the acs gene encoding acetate--CoA ligase, which translates to MSYYKIENLEQYFKHYNKSIREPRKFWGKIAEENFTWYQQWEKVVDFNMAEAEVKWFTEAKVNITKNCIDRHLSKRGEKTAIIFEPNNPSEEAIHITYNELYERVSKMANVLREQGVTKGDRVCIYLPMIPELAVAVLACARIGAIHSVIFAGFSASAVSARINDSECKMVITSDGGYRGNKTIDLKGIVDEALESCPSVSKVLVVKRTETEIKMQDGRDVWLQPLLDAALDYNVAEIMDAEDPLFILYTSGSTGKPKGMVHTTAGYMVYTAYTFKNVFSHEENDIFWCTADIGWITGHSYILYGPLLNGGTTVIFEGVPSYPDFSRFWEIIEKHKITQFYTAPTAIRSLAKESLDYIQKYPLKSLKVIGSVGEPINEEAWHWFNDHVGDKRCPVVDTWWQTETGGIMISPIAFVTPTKPTYATLPLPGIQPVLMDDKRNEIEGNQVVGSLCIKFPWPGIARTIWGDHERYKKTYFSAFPGKYFTGDGALRDEVGYYRITGRVDDVVIVSGHNLGTAPIEDAINEHPAVAESAIVGFPHDIKGNALYGYVILKETGEVRNKENLAKEINQYIADHIGPIAKLDKIQFVSGLPKTRSGKIMRRILRKIAEGDFSNFGDTSTLLNPEVVEGIMNERIS; encoded by the coding sequence ATGAGTTATTATAAAATTGAAAATTTAGAACAATATTTTAAACATTACAATAAGTCAATAAGAGAGCCAAGAAAGTTTTGGGGTAAAATTGCTGAAGAAAACTTTACATGGTACCAGCAATGGGAAAAAGTTGTTGATTTTAACATGGCTGAAGCAGAAGTAAAATGGTTTACAGAGGCCAAAGTTAATATTACAAAGAATTGTATTGACAGACATTTGAGTAAAAGAGGAGAAAAAACAGCAATAATATTCGAACCGAACAATCCTTCTGAGGAAGCAATACACATTACCTATAATGAACTATATGAAAGAGTTTCAAAAATGGCTAATGTTTTGCGTGAGCAGGGCGTAACCAAAGGGGATAGAGTTTGCATTTATTTACCAATGATTCCCGAACTCGCTGTAGCAGTTTTAGCATGTGCCAGAATTGGAGCAATACATTCTGTTATTTTTGCAGGATTTTCAGCTTCAGCAGTTTCTGCAAGAATTAATGACAGTGAATGTAAAATGGTGATTACTTCTGATGGTGGCTACAGAGGAAATAAAACGATTGATCTTAAAGGAATAGTGGATGAAGCGTTGGAAAGCTGTCCATCGGTTTCTAAAGTTTTAGTTGTAAAAAGAACAGAGACTGAAATAAAAATGCAGGATGGCCGTGATGTTTGGTTACAGCCTTTGTTAGATGCAGCCCTTGATTATAACGTAGCCGAAATCATGGATGCAGAAGATCCTTTGTTTATTTTATATACTTCAGGATCTACAGGAAAACCAAAAGGTATGGTGCATACAACAGCTGGATATATGGTATATACAGCTTATACTTTTAAAAATGTTTTCAGTCACGAAGAAAATGATATTTTTTGGTGTACTGCAGATATCGGATGGATTACCGGACATTCCTATATTTTATATGGACCGTTATTGAATGGAGGTACAACTGTAATTTTTGAAGGAGTTCCTTCGTATCCGGATTTTAGCCGTTTCTGGGAAATTATTGAGAAACATAAAATAACACAATTTTATACTGCTCCGACAGCAATTCGTTCTTTGGCTAAAGAAAGTCTTGACTATATTCAAAAATATCCTTTAAAATCACTTAAAGTGATTGGTTCTGTAGGAGAGCCAATCAACGAAGAGGCGTGGCACTGGTTTAATGATCACGTTGGAGACAAGAGATGTCCTGTTGTAGATACATGGTGGCAAACAGAAACAGGTGGAATCATGATTTCTCCAATTGCTTTCGTAACACCAACAAAACCTACTTATGCAACATTGCCTTTACCAGGAATTCAGCCAGTTTTGATGGATGATAAGCGTAACGAAATTGAAGGTAATCAGGTAGTTGGGAGTTTATGTATTAAATTTCCATGGCCTGGAATTGCCAGAACCATCTGGGGAGATCATGAGCGTTATAAAAAAACTTATTTCTCTGCTTTTCCGGGTAAATACTTTACGGGAGATGGTGCATTAAGAGATGAAGTTGGATATTATAGAATTACAGGAAGAGTAGATGATGTTGTTATTGTATCCGGACATAATCTGGGAACTGCTCCTATTGAAGATGCGATAAACGAACATCCTGCTGTTGCTGAATCAGCCATTGTAGGCTTCCCGCATGATATAAAAGGTAATGCTTTATATGGTTACGTCATTTTAAAAGAAACAGGTGAAGTCAGAAATAAAGAAAATTTAGCAAAAGAAATCAATCAGTATATTGCGGATCACATTGGGCCAATTGCTAAATTGGATAAAATTCAGTTTGTTTCCGGATTACCAAAAACGCGTTCCGGTAAAATTATGCGTAGAATTTTGCGTAAAATAGCTGAGGGAGATTTTTCTAATTTTGGAGATACTTCAACTTTATTAAATCCTGAAGTTGTTGAAGGTATTATGAATGAAAGAATTTCTTAA
- the prmA gene encoding 50S ribosomal protein L11 methyltransferase, whose amino-acid sequence MSNIYLGYHFSIEPKELGSEILIAELGEKAFESFTETENGISAFVKKDLWDENILDDIYILQSEEFKIEYTIEEIDQVNWNEEWEKNFEPIDVDGKCHVRAPFHPKTDAEFDIVIEPKMSFGTGHHETTHMMIQHLLEMDVQGLKTLDMGCGTAILAILAEMKGAQPIDAIDIDNWCYLNSIENAERNNCSHITVYEGDAALLTDKKYDLIIANINRNILLNDMQSYVDCLNPKGIILFSGFYEEDIPFIDASCTEKGLTYVKKFQRNNWVSLKYVN is encoded by the coding sequence ATGTCAAATATCTATTTAGGGTATCATTTTTCAATTGAGCCCAAAGAACTGGGATCGGAAATATTAATTGCCGAATTGGGCGAAAAAGCTTTCGAGAGTTTCACCGAAACTGAAAACGGAATTTCGGCTTTCGTAAAGAAAGATTTATGGGACGAGAATATTTTAGATGACATTTATATTTTACAATCGGAAGAATTTAAAATCGAATATACGATTGAAGAAATTGATCAGGTAAACTGGAATGAAGAATGGGAAAAGAATTTTGAACCCATTGATGTAGATGGAAAATGCCATGTTCGCGCTCCATTTCACCCAAAAACTGATGCAGAATTTGATATCGTAATAGAACCAAAAATGAGTTTTGGAACAGGGCATCATGAAACAACACACATGATGATTCAGCATTTATTAGAAATGGATGTTCAGGGTTTAAAAACTTTAGACATGGGTTGCGGAACTGCTATTTTAGCTATTTTGGCTGAAATGAAAGGTGCCCAGCCTATAGATGCCATCGATATTGACAACTGGTGTTATTTGAATTCAATTGAAAATGCAGAACGTAATAATTGCAGTCACATTACCGTTTATGAAGGAGATGCAGCCTTGTTGACTGATAAGAAATATGATTTGATTATTGCAAATATCAATCGTAATATTTTGTTAAACGATATGCAGTCTTATGTAGATTGTCTAAATCCAAAAGGAATCATCCTTTTCAGTGGTTTTTATGAAGAAGACATTCCATTTATTGATGCGTCCTGCACTGAAAAAGGATTAACTTATGTTAAAAAGTTTCAAAGAAACAATTGGGTTTCATTAAAATACGTAAATTAG
- the ilvC gene encoding ketol-acid reductoisomerase, producing the protein MANYFNTLPLRLQLEQLGVCEFMEQSEFANGIDALAGKKVVIVGCGAQGLNQGLNMRDSGLDISYALRADAIAEKRASFKNATENGFKVGTYEELIPTADLVCNLTPDKQHTAVVTAIMPLMKQGSTLAYSHGFNIVEEGMQIRKDITVIMCAPKCPGSEVREEYKRGFGVPTLIAVHPENDPNGLGLDQAKAYAVATGGHRAGVLRSSFVAEVKSDLMGEQTILCGLLQTGSILCFDKMVEKGIDAAYASKLIQYGWETITEALKHGGITNMMDRLNNPSKIEAYELAEELKDIMRPLFQKHQDDIISGEFSRTMMIDWANDDVNLLKWRAATGETNFEKTAPQEAPISEQEYFDNGVLMIAMVKAGVELAFETMTEAGIIEESAYYESLHELPLIANTIARKKLFEMNRVISDTAEYGCYLFDHACKPLLTEFMKKVETNIIGKPFSTSNAVDNAVLIAVNKEIRQHPIEEVGAWLRESMTAMKKIG; encoded by the coding sequence ATGGCCAATTATTTCAACACATTACCACTTAGATTACAATTAGAACAATTAGGGGTTTGCGAATTTATGGAGCAATCTGAATTTGCAAATGGGATAGATGCGTTAGCAGGAAAAAAAGTCGTAATCGTAGGTTGCGGAGCACAAGGTTTGAATCAAGGTTTAAATATGAGAGATTCAGGTCTTGATATTTCTTATGCTTTACGTGCAGATGCAATTGCTGAAAAAAGAGCTTCTTTTAAAAATGCTACTGAAAATGGATTTAAAGTAGGTACTTATGAAGAATTAATCCCAACTGCTGATTTAGTTTGTAACTTAACTCCGGACAAACAACATACTGCTGTGGTAACTGCCATTATGCCATTAATGAAGCAAGGATCTACTTTAGCATATTCTCACGGATTTAACATCGTTGAAGAGGGAATGCAAATTCGTAAAGACATCACTGTAATTATGTGTGCGCCTAAATGTCCAGGTTCTGAAGTACGTGAAGAATATAAAAGAGGCTTTGGTGTACCGACTCTTATTGCTGTTCACCCTGAAAATGATCCAAACGGTTTAGGTTTGGACCAGGCAAAAGCTTATGCGGTTGCAACAGGAGGACACAGAGCAGGAGTTTTGAGATCATCTTTCGTTGCTGAAGTAAAATCAGACTTAATGGGTGAGCAAACAATCCTTTGCGGATTGTTGCAGACTGGATCTATTTTATGTTTTGATAAAATGGTTGAAAAAGGAATTGATGCTGCGTATGCTTCAAAATTAATCCAGTATGGTTGGGAGACTATTACAGAAGCTTTGAAACACGGAGGTATTACAAATATGATGGATCGTTTAAATAATCCTTCAAAAATTGAAGCTTATGAATTAGCTGAAGAATTGAAAGATATCATGCGTCCGTTGTTCCAAAAACACCAGGATGATATTATTTCTGGGGAGTTCTCAAGAACAATGATGATTGACTGGGCTAATGATGATGTTAATTTGTTAAAATGGAGAGCTGCAACCGGAGAAACTAACTTCGAAAAAACAGCTCCACAAGAAGCTCCAATCTCTGAGCAGGAATATTTTGATAATGGGGTATTAATGATTGCAATGGTTAAAGCTGGAGTTGAATTAGCTTTCGAAACTATGACAGAAGCAGGTATCATCGAAGAATCAGCATATTATGAGTCATTACATGAGTTGCCATTAATTGCAAACACAATTGCAAGAAAGAAATTATTCGAAATGAACCGTGTAATTTCTGATACTGCAGAATATGGTTGTTATTTATTTGATCATGCATGTAAGCCATTATTGACTGAGTTCATGAAAAAAGTAGAAACAAATATTATTGGTAAGCCATTTTCAACTTCAAACGCAGTAGATAATGCTGTTTTGATTGCTGTAAATAAAGAAATTCGCCAGCATCCTATCGAAGAAGTAGGAGCTTGGCTAAGAGAGTCTATGACTGCAATGAAAAAAATAGGATAA
- a CDS encoding DUF1697 domain-containing protein gives MITHLALLRGINVSGHNMMKMEALKKMLENIGFTNVRTYLQSGNVFVDTDEESASKVGFMIKQEIFKVFGHEVPVVVIAKEDLELCFKNNPFLKEKEVDSKKLYVAFVSIALKKESINDLKISQFKPDEASIDGNRIFMKYAIGAGKTRFDQKYIEKKLNVTATIRNLNTVTNLLNMYSE, from the coding sequence ATGATAACACACTTAGCACTTTTACGAGGAATCAACGTTTCAGGACATAACATGATGAAAATGGAAGCATTAAAAAAGATGTTGGAAAATATTGGTTTTACGAATGTCAGAACCTATTTGCAATCTGGGAATGTTTTTGTAGATACCGATGAAGAAAGTGCTTCAAAAGTAGGATTTATGATTAAACAGGAAATTTTTAAAGTTTTTGGACACGAAGTTCCTGTTGTGGTAATCGCAAAAGAAGATTTGGAATTGTGTTTTAAAAATAATCCTTTTCTGAAAGAAAAAGAAGTTGACAGTAAAAAACTTTACGTTGCTTTTGTCTCAATTGCTTTGAAAAAAGAAAGTATAAATGATTTAAAAATCAGCCAGTTTAAACCGGACGAAGCAAGTATTGACGGAAACAGAATTTTTATGAAATATGCTATAGGTGCCGGAAAAACTAGATTTGATCAAAAATATATTGAGAAAAAACTTAATGTCACGGCAACAATTAGAAACTTGAATACCGTTACCAATCTGCTTAATATGTATTCAGAGTAA
- a CDS encoding ATP-dependent Clp protease adaptor ClpS, with protein sequence MSTKEKVREKVREKEAVGFNNEIIVYNDDVNTFDHVIDTLMRVCSHTAEQAEQCSLIVHYNGKCTVKTGPIDKLKPQCTQLLEAGLSAEIV encoded by the coding sequence ATGAGTACTAAAGAAAAAGTAAGAGAAAAAGTCCGCGAAAAAGAAGCTGTAGGTTTTAATAATGAAATTATAGTTTATAATGATGATGTAAACACTTTTGATCATGTAATTGATACTTTAATGCGTGTTTGCAGCCATACAGCAGAACAGGCAGAACAATGTTCCCTAATTGTACATTACAACGGGAAATGCACAGTAAAAACTGGTCCAATAGATAAATTAAAACCACAATGCACGCAACTTTTGGAAGCAGGACTTAGCGCCGAAATTGTTTAA